One genomic segment of Paenibacillus sp. FSL H8-0332 includes these proteins:
- a CDS encoding response regulator yields the protein MIQALLVDDERLALMKLKMMLEELTTINVIAAYTDPSEAVSAASQLQPDVIFLDIDMPEMNGVQAAEAMQRLCPQASIVFVTAHNSYAIEAFELYALDYVLKPVQRGRLLKTIERLEERVSQAQEDSRKPAQTIMIRSFQSLRFERNGQTLPNIRWRTSKAQELFAYLFHNRNRFVSKDTLTDLLWPDFNLKKASTHLYTTIYQVRQCLKQAEIDLQISNASGGEGYTLETGSLLIDSYEWEKGILTQDAINKDNYEEHQRLFDFYSGDYLNDYDYLWAEGERQRLRTIWLHHAMNIAEFYVSSGRIPEAVTVYQRVVQLQPYFEQGHLGLMKVYSSIGERSAVEEQYHILTELLKRELGVKPPASIKRWYEEWKHLNLRSM from the coding sequence ATGATTCAGGCCTTGCTGGTAGATGATGAACGGCTTGCTCTTATGAAGCTGAAAATGATGCTGGAGGAACTGACAACCATAAATGTAATCGCTGCTTATACAGACCCTTCCGAGGCAGTCAGTGCAGCTTCACAGCTCCAACCTGATGTGATTTTTCTCGACATTGATATGCCTGAGATGAACGGCGTCCAGGCTGCGGAGGCCATGCAAAGACTATGCCCGCAGGCAAGCATCGTATTTGTGACTGCCCATAACAGCTACGCCATCGAGGCGTTTGAGCTGTATGCGCTCGACTATGTCCTGAAGCCTGTACAGCGGGGCCGCCTGCTGAAGACCATTGAGCGGCTGGAGGAGCGTGTCAGTCAGGCGCAGGAGGATTCCCGCAAGCCTGCACAGACGATCATGATCCGCAGCTTCCAGTCTTTAAGATTCGAACGGAACGGCCAAACGCTGCCTAATATTCGCTGGCGCACCTCCAAGGCACAGGAATTATTCGCTTATTTATTTCATAACCGCAACCGGTTCGTGAGCAAAGATACTTTGACCGATCTGCTGTGGCCCGATTTCAATCTCAAGAAGGCCTCCACTCATCTTTATACAACGATTTATCAGGTCCGGCAATGCCTGAAGCAGGCAGAGATCGATTTGCAGATCAGCAATGCCAGCGGAGGAGAAGGCTACACCCTGGAGACCGGCAGCCTGCTGATAGACAGCTACGAATGGGAGAAGGGCATTCTGACTCAAGATGCCATCAATAAGGACAACTATGAGGAGCATCAGCGGTTGTTCGATTTCTATTCGGGCGACTATCTGAACGATTACGATTACCTCTGGGCAGAAGGAGAACGGCAGCGTCTGCGGACCATCTGGCTGCATCACGCAATGAATATCGCCGAATTCTATGTCAGCAGCGGCCGGATACCAGAAGCGGTGACCGTGTACCAGAGAGTGGTGCAGCTCCAGCCTTATTTTGAACAGGGGCATCTCGGGCTGATGAAGGTCTACAGCAGCATTGGAGAGCGTTCAGCGGTAGAGGAGCAATATCATATTCTGACGGAATTATTGAAGCGGGAGCTCGGCGTGAAGCCGCCCGCAAGTATTAAGCGCTGGTATGAGGAGTGGAAGCATCTGAACCTCAGAAGCATGTAA
- a CDS encoding RNA polymerase sigma factor, producing MEETEWISAVLSGEHQAFGNLVTRYQGMVYSVCIKITGEAESAKDMAQEVFIKAYKALPTFRGQSSFSTWLYRIAYRTCLDWKRANDREWRHRSAADYTENDWVTSQTPEQAVLRKEASEELGENLNSLAEPYRSVVQLYYFQRHSYQEIAEQKGISVKTVESQLYRARQMMRKNGEEWR from the coding sequence TTGGAAGAGACGGAGTGGATCAGTGCCGTGCTAAGCGGGGAGCATCAGGCCTTCGGGAATCTGGTGACCCGTTATCAAGGCATGGTATATAGCGTATGCATCAAAATTACAGGAGAAGCCGAGTCTGCCAAGGATATGGCTCAGGAAGTCTTCATCAAAGCCTATAAAGCCCTTCCCACCTTCAGAGGACAATCTTCTTTCTCCACCTGGCTGTACCGGATTGCTTACCGCACCTGTCTGGACTGGAAACGGGCCAATGACCGGGAATGGCGGCACCGGAGTGCAGCAGATTACACAGAGAATGACTGGGTGACTTCACAGACACCTGAACAGGCAGTGCTTCGCAAAGAGGCCTCCGAGGAGCTGGGTGAGAACCTGAATAGTCTGGCGGAACCGTACCGGTCGGTTGTGCAGCTGTACTATTTTCAGCGCCACTCGTATCAGGAGATTGCTGAACAAAAAGGAATTTCAGTTAAAACGGTTGAATCACAGCTCTATCGGGCCAGACAGATGATGCGCAAAAACGGGGAGGAATGGCGATGA
- a CDS encoding zf-HC2 domain-containing protein: protein MNCSTVKEWMPHYIDGQLSPEAQQAIHLHAQTCPGCAEWLEEARELAAMWSGMEAGLDRNGQEPVLPHDFPDLTGDVMAKIGELENGRRERIVKSTMSRRRTTRGTSWMHYGVAVGLTFLLLQLGVFENLAYGITEINGHMSTSVSSWFGPQGNNK from the coding sequence ATGAATTGTTCAACAGTAAAAGAGTGGATGCCGCATTATATAGATGGACAGTTGTCACCCGAGGCCCAGCAGGCCATCCATTTGCATGCCCAGACCTGTCCCGGTTGCGCAGAATGGCTGGAGGAGGCGCGGGAGCTTGCGGCGATGTGGAGCGGGATGGAAGCCGGGTTGGACCGTAACGGGCAGGAACCCGTGTTACCGCATGACTTCCCAGATTTGACCGGGGATGTTATGGCTAAGATCGGCGAGCTGGAGAACGGGCGCAGAGAACGGATAGTGAAATCCACCATGTCCAGACGGCGCACGACCCGGGGGACCTCCTGGATGCATTACGGCGTGGCGGTCGGTCTGACGTTTCTCCTGCTGCAGCTTGGCGTATTTGAGAATCTGGCTTATGGCATCACTGAAATTAACGGTCATATGTCCACATCAGTCAGCTCCTGGTTCGGCCCGCAAGGTAACAATAAGTAA
- a CDS encoding DUF4097 family beta strand repeat-containing protein, with translation MGRWKIGSFTAAIGCIIVGAIVVMAQYGVITYDVLGYIWPALLILFGLEMLLRLFIKSDVKSRVSGWAIVLIVVLVAASGAQTVLAGGSLSSIFGNTKLVPVNGKVEVQQDIKNVRIDLPQGKVKLQGVEGNTLTYEGKLELPGNTDNEAASALERKWKVTTEGDTLVMELEGDSGWLSNIQIGFNNNTPYLNVSIPQNLAAQVETSDGSIEAAGLAAGINVDTSNGTMDIHDVTGGVKAHSSNGTLTVKNVQGGVDLVSSNGAITLGNIDGAVSARSSNGKITVNSGITGAWELKSSNGKIVLGLPAVTDAKITADTSNGSLKGNVDWGGDDEDHGTAVLGKGTHEVTLSTSNGSITVDTAQ, from the coding sequence ATGGGGAGATGGAAAATCGGCAGCTTCACCGCCGCAATAGGGTGCATAATAGTGGGAGCTATTGTAGTAATGGCCCAATATGGTGTAATTACTTACGATGTGCTCGGCTATATCTGGCCGGCTCTGCTTATCCTGTTCGGCCTGGAGATGCTGCTTAGGCTCTTCATCAAATCCGATGTCAAGAGCCGGGTAAGCGGCTGGGCCATTGTACTGATCGTCGTGCTTGTCGCGGCAAGCGGGGCACAGACGGTGCTGGCCGGAGGGTCGCTGAGCAGTATTTTTGGCAATACCAAGCTGGTCCCGGTGAATGGTAAGGTAGAAGTGCAGCAGGATATTAAGAATGTGCGGATTGATTTGCCCCAGGGTAAGGTTAAGCTTCAGGGCGTGGAGGGGAATACGCTTACGTATGAAGGGAAACTGGAGCTGCCGGGCAATACAGACAATGAAGCGGCAAGTGCTCTGGAGCGCAAATGGAAAGTAACCACTGAAGGCGATACGCTCGTGATGGAGCTGGAGGGAGATTCAGGCTGGCTCTCCAATATCCAGATCGGATTCAATAACAATACGCCATATCTGAATGTCAGTATTCCGCAGAATCTGGCCGCTCAGGTTGAGACCAGTGACGGTTCCATCGAAGCTGCGGGGCTGGCCGCAGGCATTAATGTAGATACGAGTAACGGAACGATGGATATCCATGATGTCACCGGCGGCGTGAAGGCTCATAGCAGCAACGGCACGCTGACGGTGAAGAATGTACAGGGCGGAGTAGACCTGGTCAGCTCTAACGGTGCAATTACGCTCGGGAATATTGACGGCGCTGTATCTGCAAGAAGCAGCAACGGCAAGATTACAGTCAATTCGGGAATCACGGGTGCCTGGGAGCTGAAGTCCAGCAACGGTAAGATTGTCCTAGGTCTTCCGGCGGTAACGGATGCCAAGATCACTGCAGATACCAGTAACGGATCGCTTAAAGGCAATGTGGACTGGGGCGGCGATGATGAGGACCATGGAACGGCTGTACTTGGCAAAGGCACCCATGAGGTTACCTTGTCCACCAGCAATGGTTCTATAACAGTGGATACGGCACAATAA